A single window of Pyxicephalus adspersus chromosome 10, UCB_Pads_2.0, whole genome shotgun sequence DNA harbors:
- the LRIT2 gene encoding leucine-rich repeat, immunoglobulin-like domain and transmembrane domain-containing protein 2 translates to MDAAWHAFLLLFFSSRLGLVSPSCVIGCSCSDDTFGRSLFCMSSSLRRIPDDIPPDIRKVRIEKSHLTELSRGSFSGVGSLEYLWLNFNNITLMHLKSLEDLRHLKELRLQGNKLRSVPWTAFQDTPDLRILDLKHNRLDVLPNHALKFLSNLTYLDLSFNQLTIISKDVFTTWPLYQRVQTSERRREVVSNAVLALNDNPWICDCRLKGFVNFVKTVSPPIILMNSYLTCASPDFSIGKYFHELELKNCMKPTTNALSNVTIQVGHNVTLVCKITANPTPSIQWTYGIKSIKAYNVSNFLIDEENMKSELFIPVVHLADVGIYNCTATNFLGNASSSIHLNVQSRSAGDTALNPSYSLGPSSPSDENVYIDVRISKQTVYGISLEWFAATENPSETWYTIYFGKYDDKDKEVINIGPGIYTYSINDLLPTTKYEVCITLKSQLPRKGQCIVFLTGSDISELEQREKLIHIIVIVCAMVLAVPAGMYACTTETRFNCVEKCLGLCRQKHKAQKNLKKDNAKDSTFDSLQASSDEGLCQRECTEENRRRRYSEEKINKAKLESKNPAELY, encoded by the exons ATGGATGCAGCTTGGCATGCTTTTCTCTTACTGTTCTTCTCCTCCAGGCTTGGCTTGGTATCTCCATCTTGTGTTATCGGATGTTCCTGTTCGGATGACACGTTTGGCCG GAGTCTCTTTTGCATGTCCTCATCACTTAGAAGAATACCAGATGATATTCCACCAGACATTCGAAAAGTTAGAATAGAAAAAAGTCACTTGACGGAACTGTCCCGAGGATCGTTTAGCGGTGTTGGTTCTTTGGAATACCTATGGCTTAATTTTAACAATATCACACTAATGCATCTGAAAAGCCTGGAGGACCTGAGACATCTAAAGGAACTACGACTACAAGGAAACAAATTAAGatcagtaccatggacagctTTTCAGGATACCCCAGATTTAAGAATATTGGACCTAAAACACAACAGATTAGATGTTCTTCCAAACCATGCACTGAAGTTTCTTTCCAACTTGACCTACTTAGACTTATCTTTCAATCAGCTTACAATTATCTCTAAAGACGTATTTACAACCTGGCCTCTGTACCAAAGAGTGCAAACatcagaaagaagaagagaagtaGTATCCAATGCAGTCCTGGCCTTAAATGACAACCCCTGGATATGTGACTGTCGGCTTAAAGGTTTTGTCAACTTTGTAAAAACAGTCAGTCCACCCATAATATTAATGAATTCCTATCTGACATGTGCAAGCCCAGATTTTTCCATTGGCAAGTACTTTCATGAGCTGGAACTAAAGAACTGCATGAAACCAACCACTAATGCACTGTCTAATGTTACAATCCAGGTGGGCCACAATGTTACCTTGGTTTGTAAGATAACAGCAAACCCTACACCTTCCATACAATGGACTTATGGAATCAAATCTATTAAAGCCTATAACG TATCTAACTTTTTGATTGATGAAGAGAACATGAAATCTGAATTATTTATTCCAGTAGTACATCTTGCTGATGTTGGAATATACAACTGCACGGCAACAAACTTCTTGGGGAATGCATCCTCATCGATTCATTTAAATGTCCAGTCTAGAAGTGCAGGGGATACCGCCTTAAATCCTTCCTATTCTCTAGGTCCATCCTCACCATCAGATGAAAATGTCTACATAGATGTAAGAATATCCAAACAGACAGTTTATGGCATTTCCTTGGAATGGTTTGCAGCAACAGAAAATCCAAGTGAAACATGGTATACTATCTATTTTGGAAAATATGATGACAAGGATAAGGAAGTAATTAATATTGGCCCtggaatatatacatattctatTAATGATTTGCTTCCAACAACCAAATATGAGGTGTGCATCACACTAAAAAGTCAGCTTCCTCGAAAGGGGCAATGCATCGTCTTTTTGACAGGTAGTGACATTAGTGAATTGGAGCAAAGAGAAAAACTTATCCACATAATTGTCATTGTGTGTGCCATGGTTCTTGCAGTGCCTGCTGGTATGTATGCCTGCACAACAGAGACAAGGTTTAACTGTGTTGAAAAATGCTTAGGACTTTGTCGTCAAAAGCATAAGGCCCAGAAAAATCTAAAGAAGGATAATGCCAAGGATAGCACATTTGATAGCTTGCAAGCCAGTAGCGATGAGGGACTTTGCCAACGAGAATGCACAGAAGAAAACCGGAGAAGAAGATATTCAGAAGAAAAGATTAATAAAGCTAAATTAGAAAGTAAAAATCCTGCAGAACTGTATTAA